DNA from Kitasatospora herbaricolor:
CGGCCCTGCTGGATGCCGCGCCGCAGGTTGGTGAGCCGGCCGCGCACCTCCTCGGGAGCGCGGGAGACCTGCGGACCGGTCAGCGGGGCCTGCTCGGCGGTACCGGAGACCAGGTTGGCCTGCGGGGTCCGCCGGGGGAGGCCGGAGAGCGTGATGCCGTTGGTGGACGGCTCACGGACCTGCTCGGCCCGGCGCCAGCGCTCGTCGTTGGCCGACGGGCGCCACGGCGCGTCGCCCTGGCCGGGCTGCTGACCCTGCTGCTGCTGGGCCTGCTGCTGGGTGGCCTGCTGACCCTGGGGGGCCTGCTGCTGCCGGGGCTGGTGCTGGCCCTGCTGGGGCTGGGCCTGGTAGGGCGACTGGCTCGGTCCGGGCGGGCCGTCGAAGCCGGGCGCGCTGGTACCCGGACGCTGCGGCTGGTACTGCCGGGCCCTGGTCTGCTGGTCGCCGGCGGGGCGCCCGTCCTCGCGGAACCAGCGGGAGTCGGCCTGCTCCTGACCCTGGCCGACGGCGCCGGCGGGCGCGGTCGGCAGGGCCATCGGCTCCGGCCGGAACTGCTGCTGGGCCTGCTGGGGGGCGGCCTGCTCCTGGCGGACGGGCTCCGGACGGGCCGGGTTCGGCACGGCCGGCAGCACCGGCTCGACCAGCCCGAGGCCGAGCGGGTCACGCGGGTCTATCTCGCTGGCCTCGAACCGCGGGCGGGCGAACTGCGCCGTCGTCTCCTCGGGCGCGGGCTCGGCCTGCGCGTGCGGCGCGGGGGCCTGCTGGCCCTGGGCGCCCTGCGGCAGCGGGCGCTGCGGCAGGCCCTGGCCGGGCCGGCGGCCCGCCTCGGGGCCCTGCGGGCCGCCCTGCTGCGGCAGGCGACGGGCCGGGGGCCCGTCCTGCCGGGCGTCCGGGCGACCGCCGCGGGTGGGCTGGTCGGCCCAGCCGTGCTGCGGCTGCTCGGCCTGGCGGGGGCCGTTCGGGTCCGGGAGCTCGGCGCCGGGGCGCGGACGCTCCTGGGCCGGGCGCCGGGCGCCGGGCTGCTGGCCCTGGCCCTGCTCGGGCTGCTGGCCGCGGCGGGGCAGCGGCGCACCGGGACGGCCGCCGGGGCCGCCCTGCTGCGGACCGCCCTGGGGGTTGCCCTGCTGCTGGAGCCCCTGCTGCTGGTTCCCCTGCTGGGCAGCGCGGCCGGGGCCGCCCTGCTGCTGGGGGCCGGTCGGCGGGTTCTCGCGCAGCGACTGGCCGGCCTGGCGGGTCGGCAGGCCGCCGGGGGCACCGCCGGGACGGCCGCCGGGGCCGCCCTGGCCGAGCTGCGGACGGCTGCCGGGGGCGCCGCCCGGGGGCGCCGCCGGCCGGCCCCTGCGGGAGCGCGGCGGCCGGGCCCTGGCCGGGCATCTGGCGCTGGCGGGGGGTCGGTCCGACGCCGCGCGGCTGCTTGCTGGGGCCGCCGGGGCGGCCGGCGCCGCGGCGGTCGGCGGAGTTGGTGACGTCCACCGGGAGCATGACGAGCGCGGTGGTGCCGCCCGAGTCGCTGGGACGGAGCTGGATCCGGATGCCGTGTCGCAGGGACAGGCGGCCGACCACGAACAGACCCATCCGGCGGGAGACGGAGACGTCCACCACCGGGGGGTTGGCGAGGCGCTCGTTGATGTCCGCGAGGTCGTCGGGGCTGAGGCCGATGCCGGTGTCGTGGATCTCGATCAGCACCCGGCCGTCGGGCAGGGCGTGACCGGTGACCCGGACCCGGGTCTGCGGGCTGGAGAACGAGGTGGCGTTCTCCAGCAGCTCGGCGAGCAGGTGGACGAGGTCGTTGACGACCCGGCCGGCGACCTCGGCCGACGGCACGGAGGCGAGTTCGATGCGCTCGTACTGCTCGACCTCGGAGGCGGCGGCGCGGAGCACGTCGACCAGCGGGACGGGCCTGGTCCAGCGGCGGCCCGGGTCCTCGCCCGCGAGGACGAGGAGGTTTTCGCCGTTGCGGCGCATACGGGTCGCGAGGTGGTCCAGCTTGAAGAGGCTGGCGAGCTGGTCCGGGTCCGCCTCGCGGCTCTCCAGCTCGGAGATGAGCGACAGCTGGCGCTGGATGAGGCCCTGGCTGCGGCGCGAGAGGTTGGTGAACATCGCGTTGATGTTGCCTCGCAGGAGGGCCTGCTCGGCCGCGAGGCGGACGGCCTCGCTGTGCACCATGTCGAACGCGTGGGCCACGTGCCCGATCTCGTCCGTGGAGTCGACGCCGACGGGTTCGACGGTGACGTCGACGTCGTGCGGGTCGCTCTCGGAGAGGGTCTTGACCAGCTCGGGCAGGCGCCGCTCGGCGACGTCCTCGGCCGCGGTCTGCAGCCGGGTCAGCGAGCGCACCATGGCGCGGGCGATGAGCGCGGCGCCGGCGATGGCGACGAGCAGCACGAGGGCGACCAGGGCACCGGTGATCAGGGCCTCGGTGTCGGCGGTGGACTGCAGGGCCTGGGCCTTGCCGTCCAGCTCCTCGATCAGCCGGCTCTCGATCCGGCGCTCCTGCGTGATCTTCGCGCTGGACTGGTCGTACCAGTCCTTGTAGCTGCGGCTCTCGGTCTGCTTGATGCCGCTCTGCTGGAGGATCGAGCGCGAGTACCGGTCCGCGTCGGCGATCAGCGAGTTGTAGCTGAGCTGCTCGCGCAGGCTGTCCAGCTCGTGGCTGGTGTAGATGCTGTTGAAGTTGCCGATGGCGTTGTCGTACGCGCCGCGCAGCCGGATGCCGAAGGACTCGTCGCTCAGACTGAGGTCGGGGCCCTTCTTGTTGGCGAGCGCGGCGCTGATCAGCGCCCGCTGCTGCGAGGTGACGTCCTTGGCCAGCGAGAACTGCTGCAGGGCACGGGTGGCGCGGACCAGGTCGCTGTTGTTGGACGCGAGCGCGATGTCCTGGGTGATGGACAGCAGGTCCTTGATGATCACGTCGTAGGACGTGATGGTCGCCTGGATGTTCTGGTCGTTCAGGTAGGCGTCGCGACGTGCGTCGGAGACCGAGTTGAGGTCCTTGCGGACCTGCAGCAGCAGGGCCTTTCCACCGGACAGTTCGAGGTTCTCGAACTTGTCGGCGGAGGCGGTGAAGGTGCGGCTGAGGTCGTCGGTGTTCTTCTGCGAGGCCTCGACCTCGTCGTCCGCCTCCTGGCCGCCGCGGGTCCGCGGGCCGGCGCTGATGTCGCGCTCGGTCTGCAGGGCGTCGGCGAGGTTGGTCGCCTTCTTGGCCAGGTCGCTCAGGTTGGCCATCTGCGCGAGTTGCTGCGAAGCCTCCATCGAGGTCTGGATGCGCAGGCCACCGAGGACCAGCGCGACCATGACGGGGAGCGCGAGCAGGGCGATCAGGCGGGTCCGGATGCGCCAGTTGCGCATGGCGAGCCGGCTCAGACCGGTGGCCCGGCGCCTGGTCAGGGTGCTGCGGAGCTTCGCCCGCTTGGACTTCTGGTCGTCGTTCTCGATGGTGTCTGCGTTGCCCGGTTCGGCCTGGTTCCCGGCTGCCCGGTCACCCGGGCCGCCCTTGGGCACTGCCTGGTGGGGGGCTGCTGCGGGCTCTCGCGACTCGGGGTCGCCCGCGGCGCCGCTACCCCTCTTGAAACGTCCCTGCACTGGCGTCGCAACCTCTGGACCGGGCGTCCCGCCGCGTTGCCGCGGCCGGGACGGTGTCGAGTTTCCATCCGCACCCCGGCCGGTCCGGGAGAGCGGGTCTACCGGGGTGGACGGGTCCTTTCCCACGGTCCGTGGCATTCCAGCACAGCGGGGAGAGTCCAACAAGGGGCGCTGTGGAGCATCTCCGGGTACTACCCAGTGCGCGCGCCATTTCACAGACTGTGCGGTAACTGGACCGGAATACCGCCTTTTTCGGACACTCGCCCGATACATGTCAACCTGACCACTGATCAAAAAGAGTCGCAAGGCTTCCGCTTCGCTCCGAAATGGGCGGAATGTCGGAATATCCTGTTGCGGCGATTTGCCCGCTATGGCGGAATAAATCTTCAATTTGTGAGCAAAATCACAGCCCAATGTGTAGCTTTGGTCACGGCGGCTGTGGAAAGAGATCCTTAATCTGGCTCAGTCGGACGCGGGGCCGGTCGGCCTGGCCGAAATCCCGCCCGGCACCGCCTGCCCCGAAGAGTGCTGCCCCGAACAGTGCTCGTCCGAAACGTGCGGCCGCCGCCTCCTGGCCGGCCCCTCCCGAACCCAAGGTGTGACGCGATGTCCCAGCCGGCCAACAACGCCAACCAGTCCCCGCTCGTCAGCCGTTCGACGGCGAACCCGCGCCGGACGACGCTGGCCTCGGTCGCGGACTTCGCCCAGCTGCCCGGCGCCCGCCGGCCCGAGGACGTCGTCACGTACTCCACCGACCTCCCGACCAGCACCGCCAACCCGCGCCGCACGATCCTCCAGGTCGCCCCGGCCGTCGCCGTGCCCCAGGCCTGAGCTTCGCCCCGGCCCCGGCGTCCGGCCCGCGCGCCGGGCCCCGGTCGCCCCTTTCCCGGAGGGCGCCGCGTCCCGCTCCACCGCGGCCGCGGCGCCCTCCGGCGCGTGCGGCCCCCTTCCGTGCGGGTCCGGCGCCGGTCCGGACGGGCCCGGGCGGCGGCGCCCCGGCGGGAGCTAAGGGGCAAAGCGGGCAGCCGAGGGCTCACGCGATAGCCTGGGAGGCGATTGAGCGGGGCCGCGTCAGGCCGAGCGGCCCGCCAGCGCCCGGGCGCGCCCCGGGTGTCCGACGAAGCGAGGGGTAGCCCAGCCGTGCGCATTGCCAGGTTTTCCGTCCGAGAAGGCCGTGCCGTGGAGGGTGGACCCGCTGCCGGCAGCGTCTCCTTCGGTGTGGTCGAGGGTGATGCCTCCCAGCCGGACTCCCTGGTCCTGCACGCCATGGCCGGCCACCCCTTCGGCCAGCCGCAGCTGACCGGCGAGAGCTACCGGATGCAGGACGTGCGTCTGCTCACCCCGATGCTCCCCAACAAGATCGTCGCGGTCGGCCGCAACTACGCGGCGCACGCCGCCGAGCTGGGCAACGCCGTCCCCGACGTCCCGCTGACGTTCTTCAAGCCCTCCACCGCGGTGATCGGCCCGACCGAGTCCATCGCGTACCCGCCGTTCTCCTCGGACGTCCAGCACGAGGCCGAACTCGCGGTGGTCATCGGGCGGATGTGCCGCGAGGTGCCGCTGGAGCGGGTCCCCGAGGTGATCTTCGGCTACACCTGCGCCAACGACGTGACCGCCCGCGACGTGCAGCAGCGCGAGGGCCAGTGGGCCCGCGCCAAGGGCTTCGACACCTCCTGCCCGCTCGGGCCGTGGATCGAGACCGAGCTGGACCCGGCGGACCTCGCGATCACCTGCACCGTCAACGGCG
Protein-coding regions in this window:
- a CDS encoding fumarylacetoacetate hydrolase family protein, which produces MRIARFSVREGRAVEGGPAAGSVSFGVVEGDASQPDSLVLHAMAGHPFGQPQLTGESYRMQDVRLLTPMLPNKIVAVGRNYAAHAAELGNAVPDVPLTFFKPSTAVIGPTESIAYPPFSSDVQHEAELAVVIGRMCREVPLERVPEVIFGYTCANDVTARDVQQREGQWARAKGFDTSCPLGPWIETELDPADLAITCTVNGDLRQTGRTSLMVRSIAELVVHISEAMTLLPGDVILTGTPAGVGPINVGDEVAVSIEGIGTLTNKVIKRG
- a CDS encoding sensor histidine kinase, yielding MPKGGPGDRAAGNQAEPGNADTIENDDQKSKRAKLRSTLTRRRATGLSRLAMRNWRIRTRLIALLALPVMVALVLGGLRIQTSMEASQQLAQMANLSDLAKKATNLADALQTERDISAGPRTRGGQEADDEVEASQKNTDDLSRTFTASADKFENLELSGGKALLLQVRKDLNSVSDARRDAYLNDQNIQATITSYDVIIKDLLSITQDIALASNNSDLVRATRALQQFSLAKDVTSQQRALISAALANKKGPDLSLSDESFGIRLRGAYDNAIGNFNSIYTSHELDSLREQLSYNSLIADADRYSRSILQQSGIKQTESRSYKDWYDQSSAKITQERRIESRLIEELDGKAQALQSTADTEALITGALVALVLLVAIAGAALIARAMVRSLTRLQTAAEDVAERRLPELVKTLSESDPHDVDVTVEPVGVDSTDEIGHVAHAFDMVHSEAVRLAAEQALLRGNINAMFTNLSRRSQGLIQRQLSLISELESREADPDQLASLFKLDHLATRMRRNGENLLVLAGEDPGRRWTRPVPLVDVLRAAASEVEQYERIELASVPSAEVAGRVVNDLVHLLAELLENATSFSSPQTRVRVTGHALPDGRVLIEIHDTGIGLSPDDLADINERLANPPVVDVSVSRRMGLFVVGRLSLRHGIRIQLRPSDSGGTTALVMLPVDVTNSADRRGAGRPGGPSKQPRGVGPTPRQRQMPGQGPAAALPQGPAGGAPGRRPRQPSAARPGRPRRPSRRCPRRPADPPGRPVAAREPADRPPAAGRPRPRCPAGEPAAGAPAAGQPPGRSAAGRPRRPSRCAAAPPRPAARAGPGPAARRPAPGPGASAPRRRAPGPERPPPGRAAAARLGRPAHPRRSPGRPAGRAPGPSPAAAGRPAGPRGGPPARPGPAAAPAAAGRPGPAGPRAARAGRARARGDDGAVRPPAVRGQRDRPA